From Mobula hypostoma chromosome 8, sMobHyp1.1, whole genome shotgun sequence, the proteins below share one genomic window:
- the LOC134351067 gene encoding interleukin-1 beta-like: MADSESLRSLSYWHNGDCHIISPTSCPWVKSPFQKTSPSLMELSTARHHSDSYQLKITGKFLSISTAGSAKLTLEKAIMLALAVEKFKRKLQQPCTNSWDCESTCFGDTDLLGNFNALVEEAITYTNYEGAEVVPSSYRFMKTECQQVRDEQDKCLKLSENFQLLAMFLQQPSDEVTLNVRYYKATSGEVNYLPVVLGINNQNTFLSCSGPPDNPRMRVEKWDQNLQNISSATDLLRFIFFKKVSGAGHYFEFESALHHGWYISTSHRDKQPVEMDEKKHHNRITIFTAK; encoded by the exons ATGGCTGACAGTGAATCCCTGAG ATCCTTAAGTTACTGGCACAATGGGGATTGTCATATTATATCTCCTACTTCTTGTCCCTGGGTCAAG AGCCCATTTCAAAAAACATCACCAAGTCTGATGGAGCTGAGCACTGCACGTCACCATTCAGACAGTTACCAATTGAAGATCACGGGAAAGTTCTTATCTATTAGCACGGCTGGTTCTGCAAAGCTGACACTGGAGAAAGCCATCATGTTGGCTCTTGCAGTTGAAAAATTCAAGAGGAAGTTGCAGCAGCCATGCACAAACAGCTGGGACTGTGAAAGTACTTGCTTTGGAGACACTGATTTGCTTGGAAACTTCAATGCACTTGTAGAAG AAGCCATCACTTACACCAACTATGAAGGTGCTGAAGTGGTGCCCAGCTCCTACAGGTTCATGAAGACTGAGTGTCAGCAAGTGAGGGATGAACAAGACAAATGCCTGAAGTTATCAGAGAACTTCCAGCTCCTGGCCATGTTCTTGCAGCAGCCATCAGACGAAG TAACACTTAATGTGAGGTACTACAAGGCAACTTCCGGTGAAGTAAATTATTTGCCGGTTGTTCTGGGAATAAACAATCAGAATACGTTCCTCTCGTGCTCAGGGCCACCGGACAATCCCAGGATGCGAGTGGAG AAATGGGATCAGAATTTGCAAAATATCAGTAGTGCCACTGACCTGCTTCGCTTCATTTTCTTCAAGAAGGTTTCAGGTGCAGGCCATTACTTTGAGTTTGAGTCGGCTCTACATCATGGGTGGTACATCAGCACATCCCACAGGGACAAGCAGCCAGTTGAAATGGATGAGAAGAAACACCATAACAGAATCACGATCTTCACAGCTAAATGA